A region of Kribbella sp. NBC_01245 DNA encodes the following proteins:
- a CDS encoding carbohydrate ABC transporter permease produces the protein MTKGSNRWAHVVLIVGSLVMMFPFIWQLKLSISTQAEATAVPPDLVPGGIEWRNFVEVFERLPFLDQFWVSVAVTSARTIGQLVLCSMAGYAFARMRFRLKGVLLALILSILMVPSQVYLIPQYQLIQKLGWLDTIQGIVAPGIFSAFGTFLMMQFFRSIPVELEEAARLDGCNPWQTFWRVVLPVAKPGLISLAIITTLTSWGDLLWPLVVSSSPERMPLAVGLATLSGYQGSISVGVMMAAALMAMAPILVLFVVLQRRVVEGIAFSGLK, from the coding sequence ATGACTAAAGGCAGCAATCGCTGGGCGCACGTCGTGCTCATCGTCGGCAGTCTGGTGATGATGTTCCCGTTCATCTGGCAGCTCAAGCTCTCGATCTCGACCCAGGCCGAGGCGACCGCCGTACCGCCCGACCTCGTGCCCGGCGGCATCGAATGGCGGAACTTCGTCGAGGTCTTCGAGCGGCTGCCGTTCCTCGACCAGTTCTGGGTCTCGGTGGCGGTCACCTCGGCCCGGACCATCGGCCAGTTGGTGCTCTGCTCGATGGCCGGCTACGCCTTCGCGCGGATGCGGTTCCGGCTCAAAGGCGTACTGCTTGCGTTGATCCTGTCGATCCTGATGGTGCCGTCTCAGGTCTACCTGATCCCGCAGTACCAGCTGATCCAGAAGCTGGGCTGGCTGGACACGATCCAGGGCATCGTTGCCCCCGGCATCTTCAGCGCGTTCGGCACCTTCCTGATGATGCAGTTCTTCCGGTCGATCCCGGTCGAGCTGGAGGAGGCCGCCCGGCTCGACGGCTGCAACCCGTGGCAGACGTTCTGGCGAGTAGTGCTGCCGGTCGCCAAACCCGGCCTGATCTCACTGGCCATCATCACCACGCTCACCTCATGGGGTGATCTGCTCTGGCCGCTGGTCGTCAGCTCGTCACCCGAGCGGATGCCGCTGGCGGTGGGACTCGCCACGCTGAGTGGGTACCAGGGCAGTATCTCGGTGGGCGTCATGATGGCGGCGGCCCTGATGGCGATGGCGCCGATCCTGGTGCTGTTCGTCGTACTGCAGCGCCGGGTGGTCGAAGGCATCGCGTTCTCCGGACTCAAGTAA
- a CDS encoding Gfo/Idh/MocA family protein: protein MLNDLTVGLIGAGNIAHVHIAAWKALGARVLVHSAAGAPEFAAQYGVEAVASYDELLAEVEFVDIVTPSPTHKQVALQAIGAGRDVICEKPLSLTAEDAAEMSAKAIAAGVRLYPAHVVRYFPAYASAHAAVQEGRIGKVAVARYFRVASTPAVAGWYREVARSGGVIMDLMVHDLDQARWTCGEVDTVYAVQSPPTVDGISPVNVAAHVTLTHTSGAISHLRATWGATGTKFRSGFSIAGERGKLEYSSAVQTGIEEELQEAEAGDLLIPASTLYESPYLTQLREFAQALRGGPPPRVTAEDGAAAVYLAEAARESMATGQAVSMSAFRNGATA from the coding sequence TTGCTGAACGATCTGACCGTTGGCCTGATCGGCGCGGGCAATATCGCCCACGTCCACATCGCCGCCTGGAAAGCCCTCGGCGCCCGCGTCCTCGTGCACTCCGCGGCGGGTGCACCCGAGTTCGCCGCACAGTACGGCGTGGAGGCTGTCGCGTCGTACGACGAGTTGCTGGCGGAGGTGGAGTTCGTCGACATCGTCACGCCTTCGCCGACGCACAAGCAGGTCGCGCTGCAGGCGATTGGCGCAGGGCGTGACGTCATCTGTGAGAAACCGCTGTCGCTCACGGCCGAGGACGCCGCCGAGATGTCCGCAAAGGCCATAGCGGCCGGGGTACGGCTCTACCCGGCACACGTTGTCCGGTACTTCCCGGCGTACGCGTCGGCCCATGCCGCCGTACAGGAGGGACGGATCGGCAAGGTGGCCGTGGCGCGCTACTTCCGGGTGGCGAGCACTCCGGCGGTAGCAGGTTGGTACCGGGAGGTGGCCCGCTCTGGTGGCGTGATCATGGACCTGATGGTTCACGACCTCGACCAGGCCCGGTGGACGTGTGGCGAGGTGGACACCGTGTACGCCGTGCAGAGCCCGCCAACCGTGGATGGGATCAGCCCTGTCAACGTGGCGGCACACGTGACGCTTACGCACACCAGTGGCGCGATTAGCCATCTACGGGCGACGTGGGGCGCTACTGGTACCAAGTTCCGCTCTGGCTTCTCTATTGCGGGGGAGCGCGGGAAGCTCGAGTACTCGTCTGCTGTCCAGACTGGCATCGAGGAAGAGCTGCAAGAGGCAGAGGCGGGTGACCTGCTCATACCCGCGTCAACGCTCTACGAGAGCCCGTACCTGACACAGCTGCGGGAGTTCGCTCAAGCGCTCAGAGGCGGTCCACCCCCGCGGGTGACGGCCGAAGACGGCGCGGCCGCGGTCTACCTGGCCGAGGCGGCCCGCGAATCCATGGCGACCGGCCAAGCCGTCTCGATGTCCGCCTTCCGGAACGGAGCAACCGCATGA
- a CDS encoding Gfo/Idh/MocA family protein, translating to MKVALASFAHTHAASYARILKSLPDVEVLSADPDGAAAPDPGPRGLAFAVEQGIPYVDTYDQLFAWGPDAVVVTSENAYHRALVERAAAEGVHVLCEKPLATEVADAEAMVEACTAAGVILMTAYPVRFAPSYASLRASVEAGRVGDLFAVLGTNNGQIPHAQRQWFTDPELAGGGALVDHTVHCADLIDGLTGGVEAARVYAAANHVLHADKGVSVETGGLVTIQYKNGLMATIDCSWSQPDNAPTWGGLTLQVTGTHGSIEIAPFAPHVGGTDATGEVHLPVGADLDGLMLAEFLTAVRTGTIPQPDGYVGVRTLKIVDAARRSAKTGQPVDL from the coding sequence ATGAAGGTCGCTCTCGCGTCGTTCGCCCACACCCACGCAGCGTCATACGCACGGATCCTCAAGAGCCTCCCGGATGTCGAGGTCCTCTCGGCCGACCCCGACGGTGCCGCGGCGCCCGACCCCGGCCCGCGCGGTCTGGCCTTCGCCGTCGAACAGGGCATCCCGTACGTCGACACCTATGACCAGTTGTTCGCGTGGGGCCCGGACGCGGTCGTCGTCACCAGCGAGAACGCGTACCACCGAGCCCTGGTCGAACGCGCCGCGGCGGAAGGCGTGCACGTGCTGTGCGAGAAGCCGCTCGCGACTGAGGTCGCCGACGCCGAAGCCATGGTCGAGGCGTGTACGGCGGCCGGGGTGATCCTGATGACGGCGTATCCCGTCCGCTTCGCGCCGTCGTACGCGAGTCTGCGCGCCTCGGTCGAAGCCGGCCGCGTGGGAGACCTCTTCGCCGTACTCGGGACGAACAATGGGCAGATCCCGCACGCTCAGCGGCAGTGGTTCACCGATCCGGAGTTGGCCGGAGGTGGTGCGTTGGTCGACCACACCGTGCACTGCGCCGACCTGATCGACGGTTTGACCGGGGGAGTGGAGGCGGCTCGTGTCTACGCGGCGGCGAACCACGTCCTCCATGCGGACAAGGGCGTTTCGGTCGAGACCGGCGGGCTGGTCACCATCCAGTACAAGAACGGGCTGATGGCAACGATCGACTGTTCGTGGAGCCAGCCGGACAACGCGCCGACCTGGGGCGGGCTGACGCTGCAGGTCACGGGCACGCACGGCTCCATCGAGATCGCGCCGTTCGCTCCGCACGTCGGCGGGACCGACGCGACTGGCGAGGTCCATCTGCCGGTGGGCGCCGATCTCGACGGGTTGATGCTGGCCGAGTTCCTCACCGCGGTTCGCACTGGCACAATTCCCCAGCCGGATGGTTACGTCGGCGTCCGCACCCTGAAGATCGTGGACGCCGCGCGGCGGTCCGCCAAGACTGGTCAGCCTGTGGACCTGTGA
- a CDS encoding enoyl-CoA hydratase/isomerase family protein, whose amino-acid sequence MGEFVNLTVADGVGTIRLDRPKMNALNVQVQEEIRAAATEAATNDDVRAVVIWGGERVFAAGADIKEMADMSYADMVKRSGPLQSSLSAVASIPKPTVAAITGYALGGGCELALCADYRIAADDAKLGQPEILLGIIPGAGGTQRLSRLIGPSKAKDLIYTGRFVDAAESLQLGLVDKVVPAAEVYDAAVAWASQFSKGASLALRAAKESIDSGLGVDLATGLEIERQQFAGLFATEDRSIGMKSFVQSGPGKAEFKGQ is encoded by the coding sequence ATGGGCGAGTTCGTCAATCTGACGGTGGCCGACGGAGTGGGCACGATCCGGCTGGACCGGCCGAAGATGAACGCGCTGAACGTGCAGGTCCAGGAGGAGATCCGGGCCGCCGCCACCGAGGCCGCGACGAACGACGACGTGCGCGCCGTGGTGATCTGGGGTGGCGAGCGGGTTTTCGCCGCCGGCGCGGACATCAAGGAGATGGCCGACATGTCGTACGCCGACATGGTCAAGCGCTCCGGCCCGCTGCAGTCCTCGCTCAGCGCGGTCGCGTCGATCCCGAAACCGACTGTGGCGGCCATCACCGGCTACGCCCTCGGCGGCGGGTGTGAGCTCGCGCTCTGCGCCGACTACCGGATCGCGGCCGATGACGCCAAACTCGGCCAGCCCGAGATCCTGCTCGGCATCATCCCCGGCGCCGGCGGTACCCAGCGGCTGTCCCGGTTGATCGGCCCGTCCAAGGCCAAGGACCTGATCTACACCGGCCGCTTCGTCGACGCGGCCGAATCGCTCCAGCTCGGCCTGGTGGACAAGGTCGTCCCGGCCGCCGAGGTGTACGACGCCGCCGTCGCGTGGGCCTCGCAGTTCAGCAAGGGCGCGTCCCTGGCACTGCGCGCGGCCAAGGAGTCGATCGACAGCGGCCTCGGGGTCGACCTGGCCACCGGCCTGGAGATCGAGCGTCAGCAGTTCGCGGGCCTCTTCGCCACCGAGGACCGTTCCATCGGCATGAAGTCATTCGTACAGAGCGGCCCCGGCAAGGCCGAGTTCAAGGGACAGTGA
- a CDS encoding class I SAM-dependent methyltransferase, with the protein MTAKPSATAEEVEAAWSDNKLAQVLYHDWEASTYDEKWSISYDERCVAYARERFTDVAGTDGWPYAKSLEIGAGTGFFTLNLKLAGVMAEAHVTDLSPGMVEAAKRNAETLGFAIEGRVADAEKLPYDDNEFDLVVGHAVIHHIPDVELAFREMLRVLKPGGRFVICGEPTKYGDFVARRLSRLTWWAATNVTKLPALTEWRRPQAELDESSRAAALEAVVDLHTFDPDELKRTALRAGAVDVRTVTEELLAAWVGWPIRTFEAAVPEQKLGFGWRMFAYRSWQQLSKVDRVLAKVVPDELYYNVSISGTKP; encoded by the coding sequence ATGACCGCTAAGCCATCCGCCACCGCTGAAGAAGTCGAAGCGGCGTGGAGTGACAACAAGCTCGCCCAGGTGCTGTACCACGACTGGGAGGCGTCCACGTACGACGAGAAGTGGTCGATCTCGTACGACGAACGCTGCGTCGCGTATGCCCGCGAGCGGTTCACCGACGTCGCCGGCACCGACGGTTGGCCGTATGCCAAGTCCCTCGAGATCGGCGCCGGGACCGGCTTCTTCACCCTGAACCTCAAGCTGGCCGGGGTAATGGCCGAGGCGCACGTCACGGACCTCTCGCCGGGCATGGTCGAGGCGGCCAAGCGCAACGCGGAGACACTCGGATTCGCGATCGAGGGCCGGGTCGCGGACGCGGAGAAGCTGCCGTACGACGACAACGAGTTCGACCTGGTCGTCGGTCACGCCGTCATCCACCACATCCCGGACGTCGAGCTGGCCTTCCGCGAGATGCTGCGCGTGCTCAAGCCCGGCGGCCGCTTCGTCATCTGCGGCGAGCCGACCAAGTACGGCGACTTCGTGGCGCGCCGCCTCTCCCGGTTGACCTGGTGGGCCGCCACGAACGTGACGAAGCTCCCGGCCCTGACCGAGTGGCGCCGGCCGCAGGCGGAGCTGGACGAGTCGTCCCGGGCGGCAGCGCTCGAGGCGGTCGTGGATCTGCACACGTTCGACCCGGACGAGCTCAAGCGGACGGCCTTGCGCGCGGGCGCGGTCGACGTACGGACGGTGACCGAGGAATTGCTCGCCGCCTGGGTCGGTTGGCCGATCCGGACGTTCGAGGCCGCCGTACCCGAGCAGAAGCTCGGGTTCGGCTGGCGGATGTTCGCCTACCGGTCGTGGCAGCAGCTGTCCAAGGTGGACCGCGTGCTCGCGAAGGTCGTACCGGACGAGCTCTACTACAACGTGTCGATCAGCGGTACCAAGCCCTAG
- a CDS encoding acyltransferase translates to MRLLTAANLRWVLKHRAWTPYYLKRYWRYAIFRLRHPQVVLEGFVFLGKKIEVTARRGHGRLVIGKWVHLGDATRLRAHEGTLRIGDKVVFARDVTVNCYLDIEIGASTLIADWVYICDFDHKTDDLGLPIKDQGLVKSPVRIGPDCWLATKVSVLRGADIGQGSVIGANSVARGRIPEFSIAVGVPATVVKDRVSAYAAAADRRAYLEKIARQDAAALARAGSVGAGADVPEGFSSYSPVGHYVPNVAGEESQRG, encoded by the coding sequence ATGCGGTTGCTGACGGCGGCGAATCTGCGCTGGGTGCTTAAGCATCGGGCGTGGACGCCGTACTACCTCAAGCGGTACTGGCGGTATGCCATTTTCCGCTTGCGGCACCCGCAGGTCGTGCTGGAGGGGTTCGTCTTCCTCGGTAAGAAGATCGAGGTGACGGCCCGCCGCGGTCACGGTCGGCTGGTGATCGGCAAATGGGTGCATCTCGGCGATGCCACCCGGCTGCGGGCGCACGAGGGCACGCTGCGGATCGGCGACAAGGTCGTCTTCGCGCGCGACGTGACCGTGAACTGCTACCTGGACATCGAGATCGGCGCCTCCACGCTGATCGCGGATTGGGTCTACATCTGCGATTTCGACCACAAGACGGACGATCTGGGCCTGCCGATCAAGGACCAGGGCCTGGTGAAGTCGCCGGTCCGGATCGGGCCCGACTGCTGGCTGGCGACCAAGGTCAGCGTGCTGCGTGGCGCCGATATCGGGCAGGGCTCGGTGATCGGCGCGAACAGCGTCGCCCGGGGCCGGATTCCCGAGTTCAGCATCGCGGTCGGCGTGCCCGCGACCGTGGTCAAGGATCGCGTCAGCGCGTACGCCGCGGCGGCGGACCGGCGGGCGTACCTGGAGAAGATCGCGCGTCAGGACGCCGCGGCGCTGGCCCGGGCTGGCAGTGTGGGTGCTGGAGCAGACGTGCCCGAGGGGTTCTCAAGTTACTCACCGGTCGGGCACTATGTTCCGAACGTTGCCGGAGAGGAGAGCCAGCGTGGCTGA
- a CDS encoding class I SAM-dependent methyltransferase produces MTETLPLTGERTAPGIWHENYWFARHEAAYRWLTRTGLTSSGRILEAGCGEGYGAGLIAASGTATVVGLDYDTAAIRHVRKRYEIPCAQGNLVQTGFAEDSFDLVVSMQTIEHLWEQPRFITECRRVLRPGGTLVLSTPNRLTFPSGNWYHTTELTGPELAELVSAEFKAVEMLGLWHGPRLTSWEEANGSVVDAQLAAEPDDWSIELQALVRSVRHTDFTIRAPRTDADLDGSLDLILTAE; encoded by the coding sequence GTGACTGAGACGTTACCGCTGACCGGCGAAAGAACAGCGCCGGGGATCTGGCACGAGAACTACTGGTTCGCCCGGCACGAGGCAGCGTACCGGTGGCTCACTCGTACGGGCCTCACCTCCTCCGGCCGAATCCTCGAGGCCGGCTGCGGCGAGGGGTACGGCGCTGGGCTGATCGCAGCATCGGGTACGGCGACCGTGGTCGGCCTGGACTACGACACCGCAGCCATCCGGCATGTCCGGAAGCGTTACGAAATCCCTTGTGCACAAGGGAATCTCGTCCAGACCGGGTTCGCGGAGGACAGCTTCGACCTGGTCGTTTCGATGCAGACGATCGAGCATTTGTGGGAGCAGCCGAGGTTCATCACCGAGTGCCGCCGGGTGCTGCGGCCGGGCGGCACACTGGTGCTCTCAACGCCGAACCGGCTGACCTTTCCGAGCGGCAACTGGTATCACACGACCGAGCTGACCGGGCCGGAATTGGCCGAGCTGGTGAGCGCGGAGTTCAAGGCCGTGGAGATGCTCGGACTGTGGCATGGGCCACGTCTGACCTCCTGGGAAGAGGCCAACGGTTCCGTCGTGGACGCGCAACTGGCCGCCGAACCGGACGACTGGTCGATCGAGCTGCAGGCGCTCGTCCGCTCGGTGCGGCACACGGACTTCACCATCCGCGCGCCGCGAACCGACGCCGACCTCGACGGCTCACTCGACCTGATCCTCACGGCCGAGTGA
- a CDS encoding electron transfer flavoprotein subunit beta/FixA family protein — protein MKIVVCAKFVPDATADRRFRAEDNTVDRAGVDGLLSELDENAVEAALAVKDSGGDAPDITVTVLTVGPEQAADAVKKALQMGADAGVHVVDDAIHGSDALATSLVIAKALEKIEHDLVVFGMASTDGSMGVVAAMVAERLGVPAVTLGSEVTVDGTTVKIRRDGDTASETIEGTLPLVLSVTDQANEPRYPSFKGIMAAKKKPVQTWSLADLGLDAAQVGASAAWSQVTEVTARPPRTAGTIVTDDGTGATQLVEFLSTNKFL, from the coding sequence ATGAAGATCGTCGTCTGCGCGAAGTTCGTGCCGGATGCCACCGCGGACCGCCGGTTCCGTGCCGAGGACAACACGGTGGACCGGGCCGGTGTCGACGGCCTGCTGTCCGAGCTGGACGAGAACGCGGTTGAGGCCGCACTCGCCGTTAAGGACAGTGGGGGTGACGCTCCTGATATCACAGTGACCGTGCTGACCGTTGGCCCCGAGCAAGCGGCCGACGCAGTCAAGAAGGCTCTGCAGATGGGCGCGGACGCCGGCGTGCACGTCGTCGACGACGCGATCCACGGCTCCGACGCGCTGGCCACCTCGCTGGTGATCGCCAAGGCGCTGGAGAAGATCGAGCACGACCTGGTCGTCTTCGGCATGGCCTCCACCGACGGCTCGATGGGCGTTGTCGCCGCGATGGTGGCCGAGCGCCTCGGCGTGCCCGCGGTGACGCTGGGCTCGGAGGTGACCGTCGACGGCACGACCGTGAAGATCCGCCGTGACGGCGACACCGCCAGCGAGACCATCGAGGGCACGCTGCCGCTGGTGCTGAGCGTGACCGACCAGGCCAACGAGCCGCGGTACCCGTCGTTCAAGGGCATCATGGCCGCCAAGAAGAAGCCGGTGCAGACCTGGTCGCTGGCCGACCTCGGTCTTGACGCCGCGCAGGTCGGCGCCTCCGCCGCCTGGTCGCAGGTCACCGAGGTGACCGCGCGTCCGCCGCGGACCGCCGGCACCATCGTCACCGACGACGGCACGGGCGCGACCCAGCTCGTCGAGTTCCTGTCCACCAACAAGTTCCTCTGA
- a CDS encoding electron transfer flavoprotein subunit alpha/FixB family protein has product MSNILVLVDHVGGTVRKTTTELLTIARRLGEPVAVFIGDGVAEALPVLGQYGATKVITLTNPELGQYLVAPKAEALQQVAAKLEPAAILIPSSAEGKEIAARLAVKLESGLITDANDVQVADGGPVTTQSVFAGNYSVQAKVTKGTPIITVKPNSAAPEVAETSPEVEEFDVSISDGAKTARITDSQPRAATGRPELTEAAIIVSGGRGTGGDFAGVEAFADSLGAAVGASRAAVDSGWYPHAYQVGQTGKTVSPQLYVAAGISGAIQHRAGMQTSKTIVAINKDEEAPIFELVDFGVVGDLHKVLPTATEEVTKRKG; this is encoded by the coding sequence ATGTCGAACATTCTCGTTCTCGTTGACCACGTCGGTGGCACGGTTCGCAAGACGACCACCGAGCTGCTCACGATCGCCCGCCGCCTCGGCGAGCCGGTCGCGGTCTTCATCGGTGATGGCGTTGCCGAGGCTCTGCCGGTGCTGGGTCAGTACGGCGCGACCAAGGTGATCACGCTGACCAACCCGGAGCTCGGGCAGTACCTGGTGGCCCCCAAGGCCGAGGCGCTGCAGCAGGTCGCGGCCAAGCTCGAGCCGGCCGCGATCCTGATCCCGTCGAGCGCGGAGGGCAAGGAGATCGCCGCCCGCCTCGCGGTCAAGCTCGAGTCGGGTCTGATCACCGACGCGAATGACGTCCAGGTCGCCGATGGCGGTCCGGTCACCACCCAGTCCGTGTTCGCCGGCAACTACTCGGTGCAGGCCAAGGTCACCAAGGGCACGCCGATCATCACGGTCAAGCCGAACTCCGCCGCTCCCGAGGTCGCCGAGACCTCGCCCGAGGTGGAGGAGTTCGACGTCTCGATCTCCGACGGCGCGAAGACGGCCCGCATCACCGACTCGCAGCCGCGTGCGGCGACGGGCCGCCCGGAGCTGACCGAGGCCGCGATCATCGTCTCGGGTGGCCGCGGTACCGGTGGTGACTTCGCCGGGGTCGAGGCCTTCGCGGACTCGCTCGGTGCGGCCGTTGGCGCTTCCCGCGCGGCGGTCGACTCGGGTTGGTACCCGCACGCCTACCAGGTCGGCCAGACGGGTAAGACCGTCTCCCCGCAGCTGTACGTCGCCGCCGGTATCTCGGGCGCCATCCAGCACCGCGCGGGTATGCAGACCTCGAAGACGATCGTGGCCATCAACAAGGACGAAGAGGCCCCGATCTTCGAGCTGGTCGACTTCGGCGTCGTCGGCGACCTGCACAAGGTCCTCCCGACCGCCACGGAAGAAGTGACCAAGCGCAAGGGCTGA
- a CDS encoding alpha/beta hydrolase: MSTFALIHGAGVGGGWFWHLVEAELRSLGHTTVAPTLWTGDDTDTLSDYADTVVNLIDTSDELFVVAHSFGGFTAPLVADRVPTAGLVYVTAMVPRPGEPPADWWDNTGYPEAVRIQAAKDGGLTGSSDPYVGYFHDVPKELADQVESREPSPPSNTAYYEPWPLDAHPATPARYIVCTEDRLFPAPFQRQLAHDRLGITPDELRSGHCPALSRPAELAAMLNSFTS; the protein is encoded by the coding sequence ATGAGTACCTTCGCGTTGATCCACGGCGCCGGCGTCGGTGGCGGCTGGTTCTGGCACCTGGTAGAAGCCGAGCTCCGATCCCTCGGACACACCACCGTCGCTCCCACCCTGTGGACCGGCGACGATACGGACACCTTGTCCGACTACGCCGACACTGTCGTCAACCTGATCGACACGTCCGACGAACTCTTCGTCGTTGCCCATTCCTTCGGCGGATTCACCGCGCCCTTGGTCGCCGACCGCGTTCCGACCGCCGGACTGGTCTATGTCACGGCCATGGTCCCCCGGCCCGGCGAACCGCCGGCCGACTGGTGGGACAACACCGGATACCCGGAGGCAGTCCGAATCCAGGCCGCCAAAGACGGCGGACTCACCGGCTCCTCCGACCCCTACGTGGGCTACTTCCACGACGTACCCAAGGAGCTGGCCGACCAGGTGGAGAGTAGGGAACCCAGCCCGCCCTCGAACACGGCCTACTACGAGCCCTGGCCCCTCGACGCCCATCCGGCCACACCGGCTCGATACATCGTCTGCACCGAGGACCGCCTGTTCCCCGCCCCATTCCAGCGCCAGCTGGCACACGACCGCCTCGGAATCACTCCCGACGAGCTCCGCAGCGGTCACTGCCCCGCCCTCAGCCGCCCCGCAGAGCTCGCGGCAATGCTCAACAGCTTCACGTCGTGA
- a CDS encoding LysR family transcriptional regulator, translated as MGDTELRHLRTLVAIAEEGTFAKAASRLGYTQSSVSQHIAVLEKAVGGPVFDRPGGPKPVRITPLGAVVIEHGRELLSNAEALEDAVDRFKAGDGRIDIGTLPSISNVILPTVVRRLQVEHPNCEIRLSEEAPDQEQLGELDLLFYDRPIGDDAEHVLLTDDPYLVVARPDDLPAGKLPLAALDGKGVVAWPATYGQPRLEEALAAAGAQLRIVFRTPGNDTILSMVRAGMGSAVLPWLAIRHLICPSCGDIHGSDGGADQPLRVHELDPTPTREIYLHWPPGHTARSPLAAHAIEIAVEVSRALTQRTPHRGASH; from the coding sequence ATGGGCGACACGGAACTGCGGCACCTCAGGACGCTGGTGGCGATTGCCGAAGAGGGGACTTTCGCCAAGGCCGCGAGCCGGCTTGGTTACACCCAATCGAGCGTGAGCCAGCACATCGCCGTACTCGAGAAGGCTGTCGGGGGTCCGGTCTTCGATCGGCCCGGCGGCCCGAAGCCGGTGCGGATCACCCCGCTGGGAGCCGTCGTGATCGAGCACGGCAGGGAACTGCTGTCGAACGCCGAAGCACTGGAAGACGCGGTTGACCGGTTCAAGGCCGGCGACGGCCGAATCGACATCGGCACCCTGCCGAGCATCTCCAACGTCATCCTTCCCACGGTCGTGCGTCGCCTCCAGGTCGAACATCCCAACTGCGAGATACGCCTCTCGGAAGAAGCGCCCGACCAAGAGCAGCTTGGCGAACTTGACCTCCTGTTCTATGACCGGCCGATCGGCGACGACGCGGAACATGTGCTGCTGACGGACGACCCCTATCTGGTGGTGGCACGTCCGGACGACCTGCCCGCCGGCAAGCTGCCCCTGGCAGCGTTGGACGGGAAAGGGGTAGTGGCCTGGCCGGCGACCTACGGCCAGCCGCGACTCGAAGAAGCCCTGGCAGCAGCGGGCGCCCAGCTGCGAATCGTGTTCCGAACGCCAGGTAACGACACGATCCTGTCGATGGTGCGAGCCGGCATGGGGTCCGCCGTCCTGCCCTGGCTGGCGATCCGCCATCTCATCTGTCCGTCCTGCGGTGACATCCACGGTTCGGACGGCGGTGCGGATCAACCGCTGCGGGTGCACGAGCTCGACCCCACCCCCACGCGCGAGATCTACCTGCACTGGCCGCCCGGACACACCGCAAGGTCGCCGCTCGCCGCGCACGCCATCGAGATCGCCGTCGAGGTATCTCGCGCGCTGACCCAGCGGACACCACATCGCGGAGCCAGCCACTGA
- a CDS encoding alpha/beta fold hydrolase — MTEQTLSADGIELCFETFGDPVDATVLLIAGGAQSMVWWEDEFCDRLAKAGRHVIRYDHRDTGRSSSSQPGRPSYTSRDLLTDPLRILDAVGVERAHLVGLSMGGGIAQRIALEYPSRVRTLCLASTSPVVPADHARELPPPSQQVMATFTESEPEPDWNDRDAVVAYRVDAERPYAGSLGFDEARYQQLAAREVDRTRDMACSITNHFVLDDDTPADARLEQITAPTLVLHGTTDPMFPIEHGQALAAEIAGARLVPLPGAGHQQPPPELWDLAIAAIVEHTK; from the coding sequence ATGACCGAGCAGACCCTGAGCGCCGACGGGATAGAGCTGTGCTTCGAGACGTTTGGCGACCCAGTCGATGCGACGGTGTTGTTGATCGCCGGCGGAGCCCAATCGATGGTCTGGTGGGAGGACGAGTTCTGTGACCGGCTCGCCAAGGCCGGTCGCCACGTCATCCGGTACGACCACCGTGACACCGGCCGCTCGTCCAGCTCACAGCCCGGACGGCCGTCGTACACCTCTCGCGATCTGCTCACCGACCCGCTGCGAATCCTGGATGCCGTGGGGGTGGAACGCGCACACCTGGTGGGCTTGTCGATGGGCGGCGGCATCGCGCAGCGCATCGCGCTCGAGTACCCCTCGAGAGTGCGCACGCTGTGCCTGGCCTCCACCAGCCCTGTGGTCCCCGCCGACCATGCGCGTGAGCTGCCACCGCCGAGTCAGCAGGTGATGGCCACGTTCACCGAATCCGAACCCGAACCCGACTGGAACGACCGGGACGCCGTGGTGGCCTATCGGGTCGACGCCGAACGGCCGTATGCGGGAAGTCTTGGGTTCGACGAGGCGCGCTACCAGCAGCTCGCGGCCCGGGAGGTGGATCGAACCCGGGACATGGCTTGCTCGATCACCAACCACTTCGTGCTCGACGACGACACCCCGGCCGATGCCCGGCTCGAACAGATCACCGCGCCCACCTTGGTCCTGCATGGCACCACCGACCCGATGTTCCCGATCGAGCATGGCCAAGCCCTCGCCGCTGAGATCGCTGGCGCACGGCTTGTGCCACTCCCGGGTGCCGGACATCAACAGCCGCCACCGGAACTCTGGGACCTGGCCATCGCGGCCATCGTCGAACACACCAAATAA